A stretch of Aeromicrobium tamlense DNA encodes these proteins:
- the gdhA gene encoding NADP-specific glutamate dehydrogenase: protein MHESLGTIYDEVLHRNPGETEFHQAVREVLDSLNPVVSKHPQYTDAAVIRRVCEPERQIIFRVPWVDDQGNVQINRGFRVEFNSALGPYKGGLRFHPSVYLGIVKFLGFEQIFKNSLTGMPIGGGKGGSDFDPKGRSEGEIMRFCQAFMTELYRHIGEYTDVPAGDIGVGGREIGFLFGQYKRITNRYESGVLTGKGITWGGSLVRTEATGYGTVFFAGEILRTRGESFDGKRVVVSGSGNVATYAVEKLQQLGATVVACSDSSGYVVDENGIDLELLKDVKEVRRARISEYAEGRDGAHFVSDSSIWHVPCDIALPCATQNELDETDAKTLAQNGCTIVAEGANMPCTPEAIKAFGESGITFAPGKAANAGGVATSALEMQQNASRDRWSFEYTEERLAETMRGIHDRCLETADEYGTPGNYVAGANIAGFTQVADAMLALGVI from the coding sequence TTGCACGAGAGCCTCGGGACGATCTACGACGAAGTCCTGCACCGCAACCCCGGTGAGACCGAGTTCCACCAAGCCGTGCGCGAGGTGCTGGACAGCCTCAACCCCGTGGTCAGCAAGCACCCGCAGTACACCGACGCCGCCGTCATCCGCCGCGTCTGCGAGCCCGAGCGCCAGATCATCTTCCGTGTCCCGTGGGTCGACGACCAGGGCAACGTGCAGATCAACCGTGGCTTCCGCGTCGAGTTCAACTCCGCGCTCGGCCCGTACAAGGGCGGCCTGCGGTTCCACCCCAGCGTCTACCTGGGCATCGTCAAGTTCCTCGGCTTCGAGCAGATCTTCAAGAACTCCCTCACCGGCATGCCGATCGGCGGCGGCAAGGGCGGCTCGGACTTCGACCCCAAGGGCCGCTCCGAGGGCGAGATCATGCGCTTCTGCCAGGCCTTCATGACCGAGCTCTACCGCCACATCGGCGAGTACACCGACGTGCCCGCGGGCGACATCGGCGTGGGTGGCCGTGAGATCGGCTTCCTGTTCGGCCAGTACAAGCGCATCACCAACCGCTACGAGTCCGGCGTCCTCACGGGCAAGGGCATCACGTGGGGCGGGTCGCTCGTGCGCACCGAGGCCACCGGCTACGGCACGGTGTTCTTCGCCGGCGAGATCCTGCGCACCCGCGGCGAGTCGTTCGACGGCAAGCGCGTCGTCGTGTCGGGCTCGGGCAACGTGGCGACCTACGCGGTCGAGAAGCTGCAGCAGCTCGGCGCCACGGTCGTGGCCTGCTCGGACTCCAGCGGCTACGTCGTCGACGAGAACGGCATCGACCTCGAGCTGCTCAAGGACGTCAAGGAGGTGCGCCGCGCCCGCATCAGCGAGTACGCCGAGGGCCGCGACGGCGCGCACTTCGTGAGCGACTCCTCGATCTGGCACGTGCCGTGCGACATCGCCCTGCCGTGCGCCACGCAGAACGAGCTCGACGAGACCGACGCGAAGACGCTGGCGCAGAACGGCTGCACGATCGTGGCCGAGGGCGCGAACATGCCCTGCACGCCCGAGGCGATCAAGGCGTTCGGCGAGTCCGGCATCACCTTCGCGCCCGGCAAGGCCGCGAACGCCGGCGGCGTCGCGACGAGCGCGCTGGAGATGCAGCAGAACGCCTCGCGCGACCGCTGGTCGTTCGAGTACACCGAGGAGCGCCTCGCCGAGACGATGCGCGGCATCCACGACCGCTGCCTCGAGACCGCCGACGAGTACGGCACGCCGGGCAACTACGTCGCGGGCGCCAACATCGCCGGCTTCACGCAGGTCGCGGACGCAATGCTGGCCCTCGGCGTCATCTGA
- a CDS encoding DUF6351 family protein — MRAPHRPLRLVLVGAAGLALVAGATVAAEAGSPRHGNALRIEVLSSAPDQVSAGDALVEVSLPKQVRPSDVVIRAGAADVTDAFDLTSDRTLVGLVDDLRVGRTTLRAEVRRGARHGARSASLRVTNFPESGPIFSGPQQQPFVCTTARGRFDGRKILGQPIVDNQDRQGIAVAREDADGDYPQDGRGYPTADAETVGWSANCAAERRIGYVYRSTTDNRFHWLDDPANAPADTATTTTKDGQQVPFVVRWERGTVNRFVYSIAALAPVGDADPERPDDALWNRRLVFSFQGGVAIGHAQGTTSDSAMLPADLLGRGYGVMWSSGTRTSTHYNLQLGGETALMLKERAIETYGVPDYTVAVGGSGGAIQQYVYAQNHPGIIDAAIPQYSYPDMVTQIIHVGDCELLEHYFDATDRANPKWKDPEVRQAIIGLNGTKEPKNLSAGEIAQWNQLYGAMQALGYQVMDRAPGSAAPPLMECKPGWFGLTPLALNPTFTDVQDLDKLAQGTEGVQWTHFADLVNIYGTGSDGYARVPWDNVGVQYGLQALKDGVITPAEFVDLNAKVGSWKEARDMVTEGAPFAGATTPQNFDPWSSRNMNLSPGGDAPAPRRSGDLKAIRAAYASGMQFQGDIDIPIIDLRPYLEDELDMHNTQQSFAVRQRMLNVDRDASNQVIWFADARPQQDYDPTLRAFEVVDEWMANIARNPRKGVSGNKPARAVDTCFTTSGEVIAAGPKVWNGVLDTKAAGECTQRFPIYSSSRRVAGAPYEGGIWKCALQPVSKAVKSGLYGSWRPGRAEIARLEQVFPEGVCDYRKGDVGKPKGHGHWR, encoded by the coding sequence ATGCGTGCACCCCACCGTCCCCTCCGTCTCGTCCTCGTCGGCGCCGCCGGGCTCGCGCTCGTCGCGGGCGCCACCGTCGCCGCCGAGGCCGGCAGCCCGCGCCACGGCAACGCCCTGCGCATCGAGGTGCTGTCGAGCGCCCCGGACCAGGTCTCCGCGGGTGACGCGCTCGTCGAGGTGAGTCTGCCGAAGCAGGTGCGGCCGTCCGACGTGGTGATCCGCGCCGGCGCGGCCGACGTCACCGACGCCTTCGACCTGACCTCCGACCGCACCCTCGTCGGACTCGTCGACGACCTGCGCGTCGGGCGGACCACGCTGCGGGCCGAGGTCCGCAGGGGCGCCCGGCACGGCGCCCGCTCCGCCTCGCTGCGCGTCACGAACTTCCCCGAGTCCGGGCCGATCTTCTCCGGACCGCAGCAGCAGCCGTTCGTCTGCACGACGGCACGCGGCCGCTTCGACGGCCGCAAGATCCTCGGCCAGCCGATCGTGGACAACCAGGACCGGCAGGGCATCGCGGTGGCGCGCGAGGACGCGGACGGCGACTACCCGCAGGACGGGCGCGGCTACCCGACCGCCGACGCCGAGACCGTCGGCTGGAGCGCGAACTGCGCCGCGGAGCGCCGCATCGGCTACGTCTACCGCTCCACCACGGACAACCGGTTCCACTGGCTCGACGACCCGGCGAACGCGCCGGCCGACACCGCGACCACGACGACGAAGGACGGTCAGCAGGTGCCGTTCGTGGTGCGGTGGGAGCGCGGCACGGTCAACCGCTTCGTCTACAGCATCGCGGCGCTCGCGCCCGTGGGCGACGCCGATCCCGAGCGTCCCGACGACGCGCTGTGGAACCGCCGCCTCGTGTTCAGCTTCCAGGGCGGCGTCGCCATCGGGCACGCGCAGGGCACCACGAGCGACAGCGCGATGCTGCCCGCCGACCTGCTCGGCCGGGGCTACGGCGTCATGTGGTCGAGCGGCACCCGCACCAGCACGCACTACAACCTGCAGCTCGGCGGCGAGACCGCGCTGATGCTCAAGGAGCGCGCGATCGAGACCTACGGCGTGCCGGACTACACGGTGGCCGTGGGTGGCTCGGGCGGCGCGATCCAGCAGTACGTCTACGCGCAGAACCACCCGGGCATCATCGACGCGGCGATCCCGCAGTACTCGTACCCCGACATGGTCACGCAGATCATCCACGTGGGCGACTGCGAGCTGCTGGAGCACTACTTCGACGCCACCGACCGGGCGAACCCGAAGTGGAAGGACCCCGAGGTCCGGCAGGCGATCATCGGCCTCAACGGCACGAAGGAGCCGAAGAACCTGTCCGCCGGCGAGATCGCGCAGTGGAACCAGCTGTACGGGGCGATGCAGGCGCTGGGCTACCAGGTGATGGACCGTGCGCCCGGCTCGGCGGCGCCCCCGCTGATGGAGTGCAAGCCCGGCTGGTTCGGGCTCACGCCGCTGGCGCTCAACCCGACGTTCACCGACGTGCAGGACCTCGACAAGCTCGCGCAGGGCACCGAGGGCGTCCAGTGGACCCACTTCGCCGACCTCGTGAACATCTACGGCACCGGTTCCGACGGGTACGCCCGCGTGCCGTGGGACAACGTGGGCGTCCAGTACGGCCTGCAGGCGCTGAAGGACGGCGTCATCACGCCGGCCGAGTTCGTCGACCTCAACGCCAAGGTGGGCAGCTGGAAGGAGGCCCGCGACATGGTGACCGAGGGGGCACCGTTCGCCGGCGCCACGACTCCGCAGAACTTCGACCCGTGGAGCTCGCGCAACATGAACCTCAGCCCCGGCGGCGACGCACCCGCGCCGCGGCGGTCGGGCGACCTGAAGGCCATCCGCGCGGCCTACGCCTCGGGCATGCAGTTCCAGGGCGACATCGACATCCCGATCATCGACCTGCGGCCGTACCTCGAGGACGAGCTGGACATGCACAACACCCAGCAGTCGTTCGCGGTGCGCCAGCGCATGCTCAACGTCGACCGGGACGCCTCGAACCAGGTCATCTGGTTCGCCGACGCCCGGCCTCAGCAGGACTACGACCCGACGCTGCGGGCGTTCGAGGTCGTCGACGAGTGGATGGCGAACATCGCGCGGAACCCGAGGAAGGGCGTCTCGGGCAACAAGCCGGCGCGCGCGGTGGACACGTGCTTCACCACGAGCGGTGAGGTCATCGCCGCTGGGCCGAAGGTCTGGAACGGCGTCCTCGACACGAAGGCCGCGGGGGAGTGCACGCAGCGCTTCCCGATCTACTCCAGCTCGCGTCGCGTGGCCGGCGCCCCGTACGAGGGCGGCATCTGGAAGTGCGCGCTCCAGCCGGTCTCGAAGGCCGTGAAGTCGGGGCTCTACGGCTCGTGGCGTCCCGGCCGCGCGGAGATCGCCCGCCTCGAGCAGGTGTTCCCCGAGGGCGTCTGCGACTACCGCAAGGGCGACGTCGGCAAGCCGAAGGGGCACGGGCACTGGCGCTGA
- a CDS encoding NAD(P)H-dependent flavin oxidoreductase — MSLPTVLENRLSIPVMASPMFIASGPELVIEQCKAGVVGSFPALNARPASLLNDWLDRIESELAGTDAAPFAVNQIVHRSNNRLEEDMATIVEHQVPIVITSLGARPEINDAVHSYGGIVLHDIINNRFAHKAIEKGADGLIAVAAGAGGHAGTLSPFALVQEIRQWFDGPLALSGSIAHGRSVLAAQAAGADLAYVGSAFLATEEANVVDGYKQMIVESSADDIVYSDLFTGVHGNYLRGSIEAAGLDPRNLPAGDPSTMDFGSGGTTDAKAWKDIWGAGQGLGVVDATVPTADLVARLVREYDEARRDLLAAVPA; from the coding sequence ATGTCCCTGCCCACCGTCCTCGAGAACCGTCTGTCCATCCCGGTGATGGCGTCCCCGATGTTCATCGCCTCGGGTCCCGAGCTGGTCATCGAGCAGTGCAAGGCCGGCGTCGTCGGCTCGTTCCCCGCCCTCAACGCGCGCCCGGCGTCGCTGCTGAACGACTGGCTCGACCGCATCGAGTCCGAGCTCGCCGGCACCGACGCCGCCCCGTTCGCGGTGAACCAGATCGTGCACCGCTCGAACAACCGCCTCGAGGAGGACATGGCCACGATCGTCGAGCACCAGGTGCCGATCGTCATCACCTCGCTGGGCGCCCGCCCCGAGATCAACGACGCCGTGCACTCCTACGGCGGCATCGTGCTGCACGACATCATCAACAACCGCTTCGCGCACAAGGCGATCGAGAAGGGCGCCGATGGCCTCATCGCGGTGGCCGCGGGCGCGGGTGGCCACGCCGGCACCCTCTCCCCCTTCGCCCTCGTGCAGGAGATCCGCCAGTGGTTCGACGGACCGCTCGCGCTCTCGGGCTCGATCGCGCACGGCCGCTCGGTGCTGGCCGCGCAGGCCGCCGGCGCCGATCTCGCCTACGTCGGCTCGGCCTTCCTGGCCACCGAGGAGGCCAACGTGGTCGACGGCTACAAGCAGATGATCGTCGAGAGCTCGGCCGACGACATCGTCTACTCCGACCTGTTCACCGGCGTGCACGGCAACTACCTCCGCGGCAGCATCGAGGCCGCCGGGCTCGACCCGCGCAACCTCCCCGCCGGCGATCCGTCGACGATGGACTTCGGCTCGGGCGGCACCACCGACGCGAAGGCCTGGAAGGACATCTGGGGCGCCGGCCAGGGCCTCGGCGTCGTCGACGCGACCGTGCCCACGGCCGACCTCGTCGCCCGCCTCGTCCGCGAGTACGACGAGGCCCGCCGCGACCTCCTCGCCGCCGTCCCGGCCTGA
- a CDS encoding DUF5302 domain-containing protein, whose amino-acid sequence MTDSDDMKAKFREALDKKKHRHHATAEGAEHDGSEKSHGSSKPIEQPEFRRKAT is encoded by the coding sequence GTGACCGATTCCGACGACATGAAGGCCAAGTTCCGCGAGGCGCTCGACAAGAAGAAGCACCGTCACCACGCCACGGCCGAGGGGGCCGAGCACGACGGCAGCGAGAAGTCCCACGGCTCCAGCAAGCCGATCGAGCAGCCGGAGTTCCGCCGCAAGGCGACCTGA